One window of Flavobacterium dauae genomic DNA carries:
- a CDS encoding carboxypeptidase-like regulatory domain-containing protein yields MKKLFFFLLLTSVSVSAQISGKVVNSENKPIRLTNIWVQDGSDGATTDSLGFFCIQTALAKDTLFFNASGYKILKEVAEKTENIVLEAYKIPQPALLVLPEKYLQHTIGDAHYENMYFQPGNVPYMYGRFFANTDEIKEVQYVDRVIVYTKSAVANATIKIRLMRMNEYGCPSDDLLVEPIVEHVKRGNKKNVIRVLQHNVKLPKDGIFVAVEWLMTENNQFRPANFVKNENLFEDYRYQPDVMNNKVEKTSSFRYMHGEWFPNDQFQPRNPNAPREIVDPAIGLILSN; encoded by the coding sequence ATGAAAAAATTATTCTTTTTTTTACTATTAACAAGTGTTAGCGTTTCGGCACAAATTAGCGGAAAAGTCGTAAACAGCGAAAACAAACCCATTCGGCTAACAAATATTTGGGTACAAGACGGAAGCGATGGCGCCACAACCGATTCATTAGGATTTTTTTGTATTCAAACGGCTTTAGCAAAAGACACTTTGTTTTTTAACGCTTCGGGATATAAAATTTTAAAGGAAGTAGCAGAAAAAACAGAGAACATTGTTTTAGAAGCGTACAAAATTCCGCAACCGGCTTTATTGGTGTTGCCCGAAAAGTACTTACAACACACCATAGGCGATGCTCATTACGAAAATATGTATTTTCAACCGGGAAATGTACCTTATATGTATGGTCGTTTTTTTGCAAATACCGATGAAATTAAAGAAGTGCAATATGTAGATCGGGTAATTGTTTATACCAAAAGTGCCGTTGCCAATGCAACCATAAAAATTAGATTGATGCGAATGAATGAATACGGTTGCCCAAGTGATGATTTGCTGGTAGAACCAATTGTAGAACATGTAAAAAGAGGCAATAAAAAAAATGTAATTAGGGTTCTGCAGCATAATGTAAAATTGCCCAAAGACGGAATTTTTGTAGCGGTTGAATGGTTAATGACCGAAAACAATCAGTTTAGACCTGCAAATTTTGTGAAAAACGAAAATCTGTTCGAAGATTACCGTTACCAACCCGATGTTATGAACAATAAGGTAGAAAAAACCTCATCGTTCAGATATATGCACGGCGAATGGTTTCCAAACGATCAGTTTCAGCCAAGAAACCCCAATGCACCAAGAGAAATAGTAGATCCGGCGATCGGATTGATTTTATCAAATTAA
- a CDS encoding DUF6909 family protein, whose translation MTEIKYITRTRAQESSAAVERMYITMRHLFNRGFYKPMGVSGETLREALLQLRPEIYGSVADEKVELNGLLYVIERLPIGIEECRYINLTSDEGYSQSHFEPIVPPKRRRNCYRIDEEQMNIEITRGRSDIYDVLTHLTFIFIESHKIKDRILINDDDNVSRDWLKLQEAVLKSEPLTLTEREIAIAHTSIFLGRTFAEINAVYDIFSTKENPDRFLCIIYWLGKIALEEVLENNKRTITFSPILRERLGHHIYGEIWANKIKTELQRLKLLNRPLHIISANMHSVMNSIFAENVLQQKLKNKKNIEVFEELSKTENSDLRALVAKRATNEGMLFLPDISGTNIDVQIFDTAKIKFENTAFSNYIAPEKDAEKPVLIVMDYAFGEQAYETIDELLKPFHKDVHLNVESVSVMGKAGILVGGKGDIMIPTAHINEGTGDNYPFENELTIEQFQGYDIPVYGGTMITVLGTSLQNKDLLKFFHDSTWRVIGLEMEGAHYQKAIQSASKIRKSINPNVKVRYAYYASDNPLETGSTLASGGLGTTGVKPTYLITIKILEQIFS comes from the coding sequence ATGACAGAAATAAAATACATAACAAGAACGCGTGCACAAGAATCATCGGCTGCTGTTGAGCGAATGTACATAACCATGCGCCATTTGTTTAACCGCGGATTTTATAAACCAATGGGCGTTTCGGGCGAAACCTTGCGCGAAGCATTATTGCAATTGCGTCCGGAAATATACGGTTCTGTTGCCGATGAAAAAGTAGAATTAAACGGCTTATTGTATGTCATTGAACGTTTGCCTATTGGAATTGAAGAATGTAGATACATTAATTTAACATCAGATGAAGGCTATTCGCAATCGCATTTTGAACCTATTGTTCCGCCCAAACGTCGCCGGAATTGCTACCGGATTGATGAAGAGCAGATGAATATTGAAATTACCCGTGGACGATCGGACATTTACGATGTTTTAACTCATTTAACGTTTATCTTTATCGAATCGCACAAAATTAAAGACCGTATTTTAATTAACGACGATGATAATGTTTCTCGTGATTGGCTGAAATTGCAAGAAGCTGTTTTAAAATCAGAGCCGTTGACGTTAACCGAACGAGAAATTGCCATTGCACACACATCGATATTTTTAGGAAGAACCTTTGCCGAAATAAACGCTGTTTATGATATTTTTAGCACCAAAGAAAATCCGGACCGCTTTTTATGCATTATTTACTGGCTGGGAAAAATTGCATTAGAAGAAGTTTTGGAAAACAACAAAAGAACCATTACTTTTAGTCCGATTTTACGTGAACGTTTAGGGCATCATATTTATGGCGAAATTTGGGCAAACAAAATAAAAACCGAATTACAGCGTTTAAAATTGCTAAACCGCCCGTTGCACATCATTAGTGCAAATATGCACAGTGTAATGAATTCTATTTTTGCCGAAAATGTTTTACAACAAAAGCTGAAAAACAAAAAAAACATAGAGGTTTTTGAAGAACTAAGCAAGACAGAAAACAGCGATTTACGTGCTTTGGTTGCTAAACGTGCTACGAACGAAGGAATGCTTTTTTTACCAGATATATCGGGAACAAATATAGATGTGCAGATTTTTGATACCGCTAAAATAAAATTTGAAAATACGGCTTTCAGTAACTATATTGCACCCGAAAAAGATGCTGAAAAACCAGTACTCATTGTAATGGATTATGCTTTTGGCGAACAGGCCTATGAAACCATAGACGAATTGTTGAAACCATTTCATAAAGATGTACATTTAAATGTAGAATCGGTTTCGGTAATGGGAAAAGCTGGTATTTTAGTGGGCGGAAAAGGCGATATTATGATTCCAACAGCACATATTAATGAAGGAACGGGAGATAATTATCCTTTTGAAAACGAGTTAACCATTGAGCAATTTCAAGGATACGACATTCCGGTTTATGGTGGAACAATGATTACCGTTTTAGGAACATCATTACAAAACAAAGATTTGTTAAAGTTTTTTCACGATTCAACCTGGCGTGTTATTGGATTGGAAATGGAAGGCGCACATTATCAAAAAGCCATACAATCGGCATCAAAAATCAGAAAAAGCATCAACCCAAACGTAAAAGTACGGTATGCTTATTACGCATCAGATAATCCGTTAGAAACAGGAAGCACCTTAGCATCGGGCGGATTGGGAACAACAGGCGTAAAACCAACGTATTTAATAACCATAAAAATATTAGAACAAATATTCAGTTAA
- a CDS encoding glycosyltransferase, translating to MNNTKKILVVSGFIPYPPIFGGAIDVWERIKGLHSLGYEIDLAVTDKENPTQQQLNEMNLYVRHFFFVRRENKVQQLFNKLPLQLLSRKALSTIKINQSYDLLILESEFCWSVALNTSIKYKKLVVRIHNIESHYFKMLGKSSRSFKDKVYYKLETSKIKKLSAMVFDKADKLWFISKDDLLLVDRPEKSVFMPFPVNESFTPPVEKPGNNVVFMGSLFMQNNTFGLDWYLKNIHPLLINEVADYHFYIVGSLKESNKEIETKYRNLPQVTFVVNASCLKEYYAKSKVFINPMFHGSGVKVKSVNALVNGLSLVSTTTGAEGIGLTTNMYYHADEVVSFKNQMISALSNQQQAIEKTLKAQDYLKRNNYLEILKAELNAFV from the coding sequence GTGAATAACACAAAAAAAATACTGGTTGTATCCGGATTCATTCCCTATCCGCCTATTTTTGGGGGAGCTATTGATGTTTGGGAACGCATTAAAGGATTACACTCTTTAGGGTACGAAATTGATTTGGCAGTTACCGATAAAGAAAACCCAACGCAACAACAGCTTAATGAGATGAATTTATATGTTCGTCATTTTTTCTTTGTTCGTCGCGAAAATAAAGTGCAACAGCTTTTTAACAAACTTCCGCTGCAACTGTTAAGTCGTAAGGCATTGTCAACTATAAAAATTAATCAGTCATACGATTTGCTTATTTTAGAAAGTGAATTTTGCTGGTCCGTTGCTTTAAATACATCTATAAAGTATAAAAAGCTGGTTGTTCGTATTCACAACATCGAAAGCCATTACTTTAAAATGCTGGGCAAAAGTTCCCGTAGTTTTAAAGATAAGGTATATTATAAGTTAGAAACATCAAAAATCAAGAAGTTGTCTGCAATGGTGTTTGATAAAGCCGATAAATTGTGGTTTATTTCTAAAGACGATTTGCTTTTGGTTGATCGACCCGAAAAAAGTGTGTTTATGCCTTTTCCGGTGAATGAATCTTTTACTCCACCGGTTGAAAAACCGGGTAACAATGTGGTATTTATGGGGTCGCTTTTTATGCAAAACAACACCTTTGGGTTAGATTGGTATTTAAAAAACATTCACCCGTTGTTGATAAATGAAGTTGCAGATTATCATTTTTATATTGTAGGCTCACTGAAAGAATCTAATAAAGAAATTGAAACAAAATACCGGAATTTGCCACAAGTTACCTTTGTGGTAAACGCCTCGTGTTTAAAAGAATATTATGCCAAATCAAAGGTGTTTATCAACCCAATGTTTCACGGAAGCGGCGTAAAAGTAAAATCGGTAAACGCTTTGGTAAACGGACTTTCATTGGTTAGTACAACAACTGGCGCCGAAGGTATTGGTTTAACCACCAATATGTATTATCACGCCGATGAGGTTGTTTCTTTTAAAAATCAAATGATATCAGCCTTATCAAATCAGCAGCAGGCAATTGAAAAAACACTGAAAGCACAAGATTATCTGAAAAGAAATAATTACCTTGAAATTTTAAAAGCAGAATTAAATGCGTTTGTTTAA
- a CDS encoding polysaccharide biosynthesis C-terminal domain-containing protein: MAGVATLFGLSTLMTRNLDEVFVGSYEFARVALLTVATFGLLGTEQSVLYFAGKLDAKKQINQLPLVYFKMLKVVWVCSVVVLLIYLVVPTSFLVLCGIKESLLVVLKKCILILPFYVTTILNTETIRAYNKVLLSEWFRNIFKYIPIITGTLLIIFNRAPVNTLLDWYLYGFVLLAILSFAVVFFLMKRHFIKTPSEITSIKIIKTSYPMAISSFYTYLLMTIDVFLLAQFFNLHFTAYYAIAMKIMSVLSMVIIGVNINYAPKIAINYENNDITALKVNLKEAARTIAFLNFTVGLILLLGGSFFLSIFGENYTEALPAYNILIVSQMVVSLFGMVPMYMNMTGKQQLFHKIMGLSVVVNIICNVILIPRFNMVGAAISYAITVLLWNVLVAYFSFKSDKVHLMLWK; this comes from the coding sequence ATGGCAGGCGTAGCAACTTTGTTTGGACTATCTACATTAATGACCAGAAACCTTGATGAGGTTTTTGTGGGATCTTATGAATTTGCCCGTGTAGCCTTGTTAACCGTTGCAACTTTTGGACTGTTAGGAACCGAACAATCTGTTTTATATTTTGCAGGTAAATTAGATGCTAAAAAACAAATCAATCAATTACCATTGGTTTATTTTAAAATGCTAAAGGTGGTTTGGGTATGTTCTGTAGTGGTTCTTTTAATTTATTTAGTTGTGCCTACATCATTTTTAGTTTTGTGCGGTATTAAAGAAAGTTTGTTGGTTGTGCTTAAAAAGTGCATATTAATACTGCCTTTTTATGTAACAACAATTTTAAACACAGAAACTATTAGGGCATATAATAAAGTATTGCTTTCAGAATGGTTTAGAAACATTTTTAAATACATACCCATTATTACCGGTACACTTTTGATTATTTTTAATAGGGCACCTGTAAATACATTACTAGATTGGTATTTGTACGGATTTGTTCTGTTGGCAATACTATCATTTGCGGTGGTGTTTTTTTTAATGAAACGGCATTTTATCAAAACACCTTCGGAAATTACATCAATCAAAATTATAAAAACCTCTTACCCAATGGCAATAAGTAGTTTTTATACGTATTTGTTAATGACAATTGATGTTTTTTTGCTGGCACAGTTTTTTAACTTACATTTCACGGCATATTATGCAATAGCAATGAAAATAATGTCTGTTTTATCAATGGTTATTATTGGTGTAAATATCAATTATGCACCAAAAATCGCTATAAATTATGAAAACAACGATATTACTGCTTTAAAAGTAAATTTAAAAGAGGCTGCCAGAACAATTGCGTTTCTTAATTTCACCGTAGGTTTGATCTTGTTATTAGGCGGATCCTTCTTTTTATCGATATTCGGAGAAAATTATACCGAAGCACTTCCGGCATACAATATATTAATTGTGTCGCAAATGGTTGTTTCGTTGTTTGGAATGGTACCTATGTATATGAATATGACGGGTAAACAGCAATTGTTTCATAAAATTATGGGGTTGTCTGTTGTTGTTAATATTATTTGCAATGTTATTTTAATTCCAAGATTCAATATGGTTGGGGCAGCTATCAGCTATGCAATTACCGTTTTGTTATGGAATGTTTTAGTGGCTTATTTTAGTTTTAAATCAGATAAAGTACATCTAATGCTATGGAAATAA
- a CDS encoding O-antigen ligase family protein, whose translation MEIKKQVFPILFFLMILFFATYQDFPLVNNFGEIARSPIVFVAPFMLVYILSHKKIVISKYLSYWISYILYLFVLSIACLYLVKMINGSIYVFYENLAIKTLKMLVYPIVGIIFYQFIYVLLKQFKNPVYVVFHALLLLQLFTICWLVLEIYYLKKPIEFLSFIHAKPEKYWRVRLWTMEESWTGTILILLTFFPVYFLYKLKLFRWKKALSIFASVVIFISYVAVSESKGFLVLVLVCVLPLIFQFINKHKYLRNISFIFAGVILALFAVVVINLRDVIFDQFNNSITFGTRFTSIYAAIDVFLHSFIGVGYSGFVYFYPQSIETAMNSGMFDAFNLQEIKAYLSTTKALSTKSELFDNLIYGGVIYLYFFYKFFIQRYNELSKIAKQELYFLRIPLLFIILAGIVYITYNIKYEVWLFLAFLDFTKEYYYKEDAKPSE comes from the coding sequence ATGGAAATAAAAAAACAGGTTTTTCCTATTTTGTTTTTTTTAATGATCTTGTTTTTTGCAACATATCAAGATTTTCCATTGGTAAACAACTTTGGCGAAATAGCTCGTTCGCCTATTGTTTTTGTGGCACCTTTTATGCTGGTTTATATCCTTTCACACAAAAAAATCGTAATCAGCAAATATCTTTCGTATTGGATCAGTTATATACTGTATCTTTTTGTATTGAGTATTGCCTGTTTGTATCTTGTTAAAATGATTAATGGATCCATATATGTTTTTTATGAAAATTTAGCGATTAAAACCTTAAAAATGTTGGTTTATCCTATTGTAGGAATCATCTTTTATCAATTTATTTATGTGCTTTTAAAACAATTTAAAAACCCTGTTTATGTTGTTTTTCACGCATTGTTGCTCTTGCAGCTGTTCACTATTTGCTGGTTGGTATTAGAAATCTATTATTTAAAGAAACCCATCGAGTTTTTATCGTTCATCCACGCAAAGCCCGAAAAATACTGGCGGGTACGTTTATGGACAATGGAAGAAAGCTGGACAGGAACCATATTGATTTTATTGACTTTTTTTCCCGTGTATTTTTTATATAAGCTTAAGTTATTTAGATGGAAAAAAGCTTTGAGTATTTTTGCTTCGGTTGTAATTTTTATAAGCTATGTAGCGGTTAGTGAATCAAAAGGATTCTTGGTCTTGGTACTGGTTTGTGTATTGCCGTTGATATTTCAGTTCATCAATAAACACAAATACCTGCGTAATATTAGCTTTATATTTGCTGGCGTTATTCTGGCGTTGTTTGCAGTGGTGGTAATTAACCTGCGCGACGTAATTTTTGATCAGTTTAATAACAGTATTACATTTGGTACACGGTTTACAAGTATTTATGCTGCAATAGACGTTTTTTTGCACTCGTTTATTGGTGTGGGTTACAGCGGATTTGTTTATTTTTATCCACAATCTATTGAAACCGCTATGAATTCAGGAATGTTTGATGCCTTCAACCTTCAAGAAATTAAAGCTTATCTATCAACAACAAAAGCATTATCTACAAAGTCTGAATTGTTTGATAATTTGATTTATGGAGGTGTTATTTATCTTTACTTCTTTTATAAATTTTTTATACAGCGTTATAACGAGCTTTCAAAAATAGCCAAACAAGAACTGTATTTTCTACGCATTCCGTTGCTGTTTATTATCTTAGCGGGTATCGTTTACATTACCTATAACATAAAATACGAAGTATGGCTGTTTTTAGCCTTTTTAGATTTTACGAAAGAATATTATTATAAAGAAGATGCCAAACCAAGTGAATAA